The nucleotide sequence ttgttgctgttgattCTCCTCCTCATCATGTTCTTCGTTTTCTGTTTCATTACCGCTTAGATCATTGCCAGCATTGTCCTTAAATGGTAATGGTAAGGCGACTTGATCATTAGAATTTTCAGCTGTATGTTGTTGCTGATGATCATGTTGATTAATAGGGATGACATTATTATCCTTCTGATTCCCACAATAACtcaataaaattttaaaattacaTTGTTTCAAGTGACAGGCAAAGGTAAAATGTTTATTCTTAtgtgaatttttcaaaatgatgGGACAACGAGATTGGAATTCATAATCATTGATTGCGTTGTACCATGCTTCCAAAGTGGGGAATTTGGGGGCCGAAGAAGAGTCTAAACCAGGTAGTAGATTAGCGTTAATGATTGGATGTCTGTATTCGTACAAGTTTGTCATTTGTGTGTGTGTGTCTGCGTCCTCGTTTGACGGGATAttctttgttttgtttcttgCAATAAATGTACTAAGTGACGTTGACGTGGGAAGTTATTAACTAGTTTAGTGGAAATAAATGGAATTCTTATCAACAAACGGaaatcaacaacaaaaatttTCTGGGTGATCGTGTAGCGTGATAAAATTCTAGTCCGGGTAACCACAAACATACTGAAAAAACAACACCAAAAATATATCTCCGCGACGGGGAATTGAACCCCGATCTGGCACGCGACAAGCGCCCATTCTAACCATTAAACTATCACGGATTAATTTTCATGCTTTTTCTTGGGCGGTGAGTGGAACCGACCATATAGTAACAATCACACGCTATACTACAAAAACACCTGAATTGTGTTAACAAGAACTAATTAGTACCCAATTTGACATTTCAAATAGGTTTTGGGCCTCATGTATTTGCTTTATCTGAATTTGTAAGAGAATACAATGGTCTGCCTGACGCGTAAAATAGGATTTTTCGTTACGCGtcaagaaataaatatagGTTACACCATatgttgaaaaaaaaagagaGAGATATCTACTGAAATTACTCTATATATTGACAGGAATAAGAATCTAAGAAAAGTAAACCATGGGTATTAAAGGATTAACGGCAATCATCTCCGAGAACGCACCACTTGCCATTAGAAAGAGTGAAATTAAAGCGTTCTTCGGACGTAAAGTAGCCATCGATGCATCCATGTctctttatcaatttcttattGCCGTGAGACAACAAGATGGAGGACAATTGACCAATGAGGCTGGCGAGACCACATCTCATCTGATGGGGATGTTTTATAGAACTTTGAGAATGATTGATAATGGGATAAAACCTTGTTATGTGTTTGATGGTAAACCACCAACCTTAAAATCTCATGAATTAAGTAAGAGAACGAGtagaagagaagaaactgaaaagaaattagcTGAAGCTGTGGATCAAGCTGAAAAAATGAAGCAGGAAAGAAGGTTAGTCAAAGTTTCTAAGGAACATAATGATGAAGctaagaaattattagaattgaTGGGGATCCCATATGTTAATGCACCTGGTGAAGCTGAATCACAATGTGCCGAATTAGCAAAGAAGGGGAAGGTATATGCAGCTGCCAGTGAAGATATGGATACTTTATGTTATAGGACACCTTACCTTTTAAGACACCTGACGTTTTCTGAGGCTAAGAAAGAACCAAtccaagaaattaataCTGAACAAGTTCTACAAGGTTTGGATTTGACTTTAGAACAATTTATAGATTTAGGAATAATGTTAGGTTGTGATTATTGTGATAACATTAGAGGTGTGGGACCAGTGACAGCCttgaaattaatcaaaGAACATGGTTCATTGgaaaaaattgttgaatttattgaatcGGATGAAGGGaacaaaaaatggaaagtACCAGAAAACTGGCCTTATAAGGAAGCTAGagaattatttttgaagCCAGATGTCATTGATGGAGATGAAATAACACTAAAATGGCAACCACCGaaggaacaagaattgATAGACTACTTGTGtggtgaaaaattattcaatgaGGAAAGAGTCAAATCTGGTATCAAGCGTTTGCAAAAGGGTTTAAAATCAGGTGTTCAAGGAAGACTAGATGGGTTTTTCAAAGTGGTCCCCAAGACAAAGGAACAATTGGCAGCAGCAGCTGCAAAGGCCAAGGCTGCCAAAAAAAGCAAGGGAAAGGGTAAAATTGCCAAAAGGAGATAAATTGTAACCATAACATATAAACTGTAAGTAGATATCATCGACATTATTACATATAGCAGACAATTCCTCTGTTTGACATTCCGGATCTTTTCCGcgaatttttcaatcttaaaTTTAAGGAAGGAACCTCTTACAACGTTAGGTGACGTTAGATACTAATAGAAAGTGCTTGTTAACACTCTCCACCACTCAATCTACCAATCATTATGCCCATCCAAAATAACGATTCAGAAGTTATCTTAACTCATCCTAAAAATAGCCAAAGTTCCGTCACTATCTTGAAGTACGGTGCTACAGTTTACTCCTGGAAAATTAATGGTGTTGAACAATTATGGTTGTCTACTGCAGCCAAGTTAGATGGTTCCAAACCAGTTAGAGGTGGTATCCCATTAGTCTTTCCTGTGTTTGGTAAGAATGAAACTGACCCATTATTAAGCAAATTGCCACAACATGGGTTAGCAAGAAACTCCACTTGGGAATTTCTTGGGCAAGTCAAGGAGGACCCACCAACCATTCAATTCGGTTTAAATAAGGAAATTGCCAATCCTGAACTAACCAAATTGTGGCCACAGGACTTCCAATTGGTTTTGACTGTGGAATTGGGTGttgatttcttgaagaCTAGTATCGAGGTGGACAACACTTCTAACtctgaagaattgaaattcaaCTGGTTATTCCACACCTAtttaagaattgaagaCATTGAAGACACAATGGTTTCAAACTTGGCTGGAATGAACTTTTAtgatcaattaattaagGAAAGCATGGTTGATAAACATCCTGTCGTTACTTTCCATCAAGAAACTGATGTCATCTACAAGAATGTGAATGCTGACCGTGTGATCCAAGTGGTCAACAGAGGTAAACCAATTCATACTTTGAAGAGAGAAAACTTACCAGACGCGGTGGTTTGGAATCCATGGGTCAAGAAATCCGAAGGCATGGGTGATTTCGAACCAAAATCTGGTTACAAGAATATGGTTTGTGTAGAACCAGGCCATGTTCATGATTTTGTGGTTTTGGCACCAGGTAAAAAGTGGAATGCGTCTCAATTGTTATACAAAGATGCCTTGAACTACCAAGCCATTTAAGTAGTCCCCTTTTATATAGAGAGACAGAATATATAACATCAATTTGAGATTTTCCTATATCCATTTACTATTAACTCTTTTAAAACTGAGCTACTTTACGGACTCGTCAAAAAGaccaaaaaataaattggaCGAGTCCGGAATCGAACCGAAGACCTCTCCCATGCTAAGGGAGCGCGCTACCAACTACGCCACACGCCCAgtaatttatatttttttcataaGTTTAGAagtttataataaatacaaataatCATGTGATTAActtgaaaatatatatcAATTCCCTGAGAATGCTGGAATATGACTCCCAGTATAACACTCATGACAGATGGCGATTTAAAGGTGACATACTCACCAGGAGATACCATAGGCTTTCAACAACATACTATTCGTTTGCTAGTAGACTCACCCCATTTTTTGCTTACAAGcttcttttattttctttttattaGCAgctattattaatttcattccaGTCCAGTACCATTCATAATAACCCAGGCATATGCGAGATTCTAATCATCGATCAGTAACGTCAAATAAACCGGTAATAGTTATTACATCTACCTCATACGATAGACGGGCTTTGGATGTAAATTCCGATAGACCATTAGTCAGTTCCTTAAATCATCTAACATATCAAGTTTGCAATTCGGTAAAAATACGAGAAACTATAGCCAATGATGGCGCCATGGATAGAATTGTCTCCATCTTAAGAAGTTGCCATTTTTCACTCTATGAACTTTTAGATTTACCTCTAAGACATGTTAGTAATCACAAGATGGCTCAAGATatatggaagaagaagaaacaagcCCTAATGGGGTGGAAATGGTTACTGGGATTACAATGTTTGGTATTAACAGGGACAAGGGGACCGGAAGATATCAGAAGAAAGGTCTTCCATGCAGGAATAATTCCTATATTAGCAACAATCTTAGATAATTACCTATTATACCACAAGAACTATGATTATATGAAGGGGGAACCATTGAGTTTTGATTTCAAAGCCTTGGATACTGAACAaatgtttcattttttaaGAGTTgataaaaatgaaacttATGAAGATTATCTAGAATTCGTGGTTGGTAAGGATTTGTTCCGATTGTCTGATGACGATGATTTCATTAACGAAGAATTACTACGGGATGAAAAGATAAATCCTTCCGATTTTGGTGATGTTTGGTCGATCTTCACCTCCAAAGACGGTGAAAATCCCTTTATGGATGAGGATAACGCATATTATAAGTCAAATTTCCCAATACCACGTGAGTTTTACCTAGGGAGGATTGTCCCCAAACTGGATGATATTTTATGGTCTCTTCAATTGCTAGCATTCCTATCTAAATACTCATACACGCGGAGAGAATTGCAAAGTAGCGAATTTGTGGAACGATTATCATTCAGGGGAATGATTAACAGAGCTAGAAGTAGATTATCTGGTATATACAAAGGTAATATTGTTGGGGCACACTACACGCCGTCTCTCCTGAAGGAGAAATCTCCATCTCCAGAACTGGGATTCCCTGACATGTACAATTTTGAAGGTAAAAATGATATCCATGAATCGTTAAGCCAACCTACTACtgataaatttttggaGGAATTACTAGATgttaaaagaaaatgtgCCGAAATATCTGCAAAAACTGATGGTGAGAATGAACTCCTGAATAGGAATCCATACGAACAActtaatattcaaatatcAACTAACAACTCCTCTGACAGACATGTTCAAGAATCCCAGTTGATAGATAATTTCAATGCTAATTGGAATTACCGGGATCTTTGCAAAGATTTAGATGAAGATACATGGaatcatattcaaaagaagGAACCAATAAACCTATTTCCTTTAGTGGAAAATTTCACTCCTGGCAATAGTAATCCGAAAGATGTAGTATACTGGAGTTCAGTAATTATGAGAAATTCATGCagaaaagatgaagaaaagggAGTTCGCCAGTGCGCTAACTTTGCTTGCGGTAAATGGGAAGAATATCCAAAGCAATTTGCCAAATGCCGCCGGTGTAAAAGTACTAAATATTGTTCGAGGGCTTGTCAGTTGAAGTCTTGGAAATTTCATCGGTACTGGTGCAATGAAACAAAGCTTCCATCTCAAGGCAACTCAACTACTACTGAGAGCCCGTCAACAAATACCACCCAGACAGAACCAACGATGGCAAGTGGAGCTGAAACTATTAGTACGCATAGTGCGACGGCTGTAAGGTCTGTGCAGCGTATCGCAAATAATCATAGTACTCTACTGGATAATGTAGATGAAACCACTGAACCACCACCtgaatcaaataatatgaCTCTGAATATGGACCACTAATTACTTTTAGACCTGCGATCTAATGTTCACATTATAGAATACCAGTACTCCATGATATGAAAGGCATACGCTTCAATTTCGTTGCTCTCAGCGAAACTAATCACAGCCTACAGAATCTTCTAATACTAGCTCAGAGCCAGtcataatgaaattaagtTCGGCTAGTTTGCATAAATTGGATTATATATGCAGCCATATAAGACTAACCTGACTTTTAGGTATTTATTTTACGtaacaatattatttaattttgaacAACATTCGAATCTGCATTTTTTCTAGTAGCTTGGCAAAATCTTTGCTTCTACCATCCTGAAAGGCGCCATCGCTTCAATTTGTAGCCGAGTGATCAATCAGATTACAATCTGAAACTACGACAGCAAACTCTAACGTCacatcttgaaattttccattaaCACTAACTTTGGCTTGtccttcaatatttgttgaAGATAAGTGGTTATCTTTCTTTGTTTCTAACGGTAATATATAACAACTGATGCATAAAAACATAAGAATAAAAACGTTGTAATGTAATGTACTATTTGTGAGGTTTTCTAGCTgtaaaatataaaatagAACCGAATATTTGTAGGTATCCCAAACCAAATGAAAGCAAAGTAAGATAAACGAAAAGCAATGATTTTTATCATATTGTTAGTCATTCACGCTCTCCTAAAACTGACACATGAACAGGAGGTTCAGGcaattcttctaattttGTGTAACGATTTTGGATTTTTGAATTGGGTCCTTCGTACCAAATGGTCTTTAACGAAAAattcatttcattaaatttttggattgTCTTAAAGAACGACCATTTTAATATAATCATATACATTCCCATAAATCCAAAATCTGGCCAAAAAGTGTTACAAAATTCAATGGTACCATTTTCATGCGTTTGCCACAACATATAGTCCGAGAACCTATTATGTCCACTTGTTCTAATTAATAGATCACATTTATTAGAGAATTCTCGAAGATACATTTGGCTTGtaaacttttcaatggTAAGTTCCTCACTCTTCTCTTTTTCAGGTTCTGGGTTTGCAATGAAATTGTACATTGTATGGTATATGTCGTTTCGAGCCGTATAAGGGAAGCAAACATAGAAAGTAAAATCGCTCCCATCCGTAGTGAGCTGCTCAACTTTATAAATTTTGTCtcttaattcttttgaaatcaaagaatgaTCACCAACAACTTTCAGTCTAGAACCATATAATGGATCTCTATAATCTATTGCTCTCTTGGCAAACTCATCCAACTTCGCAGAAAATAACTCCATTAAAGTATCTACTTCCTCCTTTGACCTGTTAAAATTCTCAATTGAGAAAGCATAAGCAGAAACACATTTAACTCCAATCTTCTTGCATATATATGCTAATGTCAATAACGTTACACCTCCAGCCTCATGGCCCTTGTTTAGTGGTAAGTTTCTTGATTTAGCATATCTTCTGTTACCATCCATTATAAAAGATACATGTTCAGGAACTTGGGCCACACTGAGAATTTTAATCAACAAGAGTTGTGTCTTTTTATGGAACCAAACGAAAATGGGCAAAGAGAACAGGAAATTTGTTAGATGTTGCTTCACGTTATGAATAGTTCTGAAAACCAAATGTTTGATCTCTTTCACTAACATGAACAGCCATTTAATTTGTACTTCCAATACAGCTTTAAACATGACAAAATCTTACTCTCTTTTGCTTTTTATGTGCTTATTTGCCACCCAGAAACTGTTTGCCCCTTCCTTTTGAAGTTGCGCATATCTCATTTTAAGCGCCGAGCGGCCGAAGATAACTCCGAAGTCATCAGTAACCTGAATtctatcatcattattattattaattatattattattagtctatataaatatattttaaaattatcTAAAGTTGTTAAGAACGGTCCCACAATCCATACAGTAATATCCCTTGTCGGGTCTACCGGAGACATTCTTCGTAATGGCTTCGAATCTCATCCCATGACAAACATCACATCTCACTCCCATCTTAATTGGATTATTCGTAACATGCTCCCCATCTATATCAAACGATGTTACACTTTCTCTAGGTGATCCACTACCAATTGtgaaattcaaattattaaaattggtACATGATGAGGCTCTCTTGAATGGTAATGAAGACTTTGTTTTCCTACTTATACTTCCGGCCCGGGCCATTCCTTGGTTTAGGGCTAGAGCGTTCACGGCAGCACTTGATTTGGCCCTGCTGATAGGACAATGAAATGATGACTTAGCGTGTCCAGTTGGTCCGGTGGTGACTGTGGTTGGAGCAGATGCCAAGGTCTTTAAGGAATCACCACTTTTATTTGATCTTATGGACTCTTTTTTACATTGCTGTAGCGTGCACAATACCTTCTTTCTAATAGTGCTGGAAATATCTGCTCTAAAAACACGTATTATCCCTGTGTTATCGGTGGTGACAATAATTGACCCTATTAAATCAACTGCACTTATTGATGGTGGCACTAGAGTAGCTGATGATGAATGTGACCTAATCTTTGATTTATCAGATGATCCAGATGTAGTTACTGAGTGAGTATCACTATTCGTATTCATCTCAAAATCTCTAGATTCCATTGCGAATTCTGATGATAATTCATATATAAAATCATTGGATAATGATAAAGTCTTAGCCGTACCAGATGGGGCTACAATTGCGGTGGTTACAGGTGCATGATGGGCATGGAAAGAAATGCCATCACTGTTTTTAATCACTGTGCTTCCATTGTGGCAGTGAGGAATTAATGAagtcaatttcaaatgagaatgtttaccattttcatcaatgttATCCTTTTTGGATGATTTACTAAATAAGCTTCTAAAACTTCCTGACCTTGAAATACTATGGGAGTTTGATTttttggttgttgttgtcgTCGCTGCTGTCTGGTcaatgttattatttttctctGATTCCGTCAATGAAGTAgatgattttaatttccAACCATGGACCCAATGATCGTCACTGCTTGATAATACCACTTGTTGACCTTTAACAGTGGCTAAACATGCTTTATGTTGTGATGCTCCACTTTGAAAACCCTTCAAGTATTCTagtaattttttcttttccaaatcaaaaattctAATTCTTGAATCACTTGATGTCACTACAATCCTTAAGGAATTATCTGGTTcatatttgaaacattcTAAACCTGTGACTCTTGGACCATGATGAATTTTGGTGGAAGCTGTATTTCTTTCCTGAGTATTTTTATCGACCACATGGAATGAAGATACTTGTTCTAATCCTTTAGTGAGCAAAACATGGACGTAACCATTGAATGTACCTACAATGGTATATTTACCATCTCCAGGAGATAGAGTTAATGATGTTATTAGATCTTGACAATCAAATTCGAAAGtgatttcattttctaaaatGGACCACAATCTAACTTTATGATCTAAGCAACCACTGATGAAAAACCTATCATCTGTTGGATGGAATCTGACACAAGTCACAAAATCTTGATGTTGGAAAGTCTTCAATGAAGTTTGACGTTCAAGGTGCCAGAGTTTTACCGTTCTATCCATCGATGAAgttattaagaaattatttttgGACCAATCTAAATCCAAGACGTCTGCAGTGTgttctttaaaaattttaaaacatGATGGGTTGAATACTGGAGCGTATAAATTGAGTTCGTTAGTGcttgatattttttgatCCAGTTTCTCTAAAGTTTGTGCTCTTCTGAAATTTGTGCTTTCTGATGAGCTAGTTGTGTTATGAATGCTTGGTTTTGAATTTGAGTTCAtagatgatgacgatgcAATAGAAGTATTATTTGAATGCGTTGTTGGAACAGTATGCGAAGACGATGAGGGAGTATTCATTGATGATGACGGATTGGATGAAAACATTTGGCTTCTTAATCTTTTTGATTTTACTAGAGTAGCGTTATTAGAATCTACAGAAGATCCTAGTTCCCATCTTTCAATAGGTGAATTTAAAACTTTCCAAACTCTTATGATACCACTTTTCCCCGCGGATGCCATGAACTTCCCATCCAAACTGAATTTCGTTATCCATATGGCTCTATCAGCCAATGCATTTAGATTCGACGACGAGGAAGTTGGTGTCAAAGGTGGAGATTGTAATCCATTTATCTGGTTTGTAAATGCGTTAAtcttattttcatcatcaaacGCTTTCAACTCTTGAGCCAAAAACAACCTTCtaaacattttcaaatttttccttcttttcagtATCTTTATATAAGTTGGTtccatcaaatatttctcgAACTGATCCTGATCTATCGAATTAAACAAATAACTATACTTTTGGCCCTTCATGCTACCATTACTCCGAAGGGAACTGGATGGAGCCGCAGCTGCGTAAGAAATATGTTTCCTGTCTCTAGTACCTGGTACATGGTTCATCTTAAACTGTAACGGTTTGATATCAGctgaatattttgagtTATCCACTGAACTTAATGAGGTCTCTTTGCTTAACGGTTTCAAATCTGATAGGCCTTCCGAGGGAGAAGACGTGCTGTCTGTAGAAACCTTCTTCTCCAGACTAATATCCTTCTGATCTGCTATGGAAGTTGACATACTTGCAAGTAATGTGGAAGATGCGATGATGGCTGAGTCGCCGAACTAACTAACTAATTACTAGTCTATGACTGCGTATAGCTGCGAGTTGGTGCGTACGAATGTGGAGAGGGGGGAGCCAAGTTTGTTCCTTAATGTGCCACGTAGATACGTATAGTATAGTAAacagttgttgttgttgatatACGAGGGTAGAGCAGATCTGAATTCGCCACCTTGCCAGTGGCAGTTCATTTCCTTTTATACGGGACGGACCCTCCCTCTTCTTAGTAGAAGCACGGAACgaattgaataaaaatGTCAAACGAACATTTCCGCGGATGGAGAAAAATTTCACATCACAGCCGTTTTTCTCCGCGGAGATCGGATTACGTAACCGAGAACAATAGTGTCACAATTTCGTTCATATATCCCCGGATTGTGTATTGAAGTTCGAGAATAAAACATTTGTCTCGTTATTAAATACCAGGAGGAATCGAAGGGGTAGAATGACAGGGGACAACGAAATGGAACTGCATTGCAGATTTGTCTCTATTTACATTATCTACTAATTACCTAACAAAACacatcaataaatattgaaagCAAGAATAGTCCGCAGATTTGAATGCAAAATTGTCATACATATGCGACTTGTACTAGTATTAGTTTGGTTCCATCGAGGTACCCAATTGTTCACTCCCTACATAGGTCCATCCACCGAATTGCTTTTGCACACTCTCACTTAAATATTCATCCACAACGCTATCGATAGGTTTCTCCTTAGTGAACTCTTGATCAAAGTTTCTTGTGTCTGCTGCATCTGAGACGGGAGGTTTGTAAGGTGGAATGTAACCTTTGTTCCATAATCTTTTCCATGACAGTTGACTAAAGAAGGGAtgattttttatttcatgTGCACCATTACAACCTAGTCTTCTGTCAGGATCACGGCTTAATAAGCCAATCAGTAAATCTTTGGCATCTCTATCAAACCCCTCGGGGAACCTAAGTGGGTCCTGTAAGATCTTTCTATACATCTTGGGcacatcttcatcataatATGGGGGCAACCCGGTTAACATttcatataataatataccAAGAGTCCACCAATCTACCACTTTACTATATCcttgatttaataataattcaggTGCTAAGTATTCCGGTGTACCACAAAATGTATCCGTCTTATCTTGATCCTtcatatttaatttacAAAGCCCGAAATCACATAATGCAATATGACCTTGATAATCCAAAAGGATATTCTCTGGTTTCAAATCACGATATATCACGTCCAAATTATGTAACGTTTCCAAAGCACATAATAATTCTGCTGTGTAAAACCTTGCTCTAGATAATTCAAACCTGCCCTCTTTTTGTAAATGATAGAATAATTCACCACCATTAATACAGGCTAATACCAAATACAATTTTTCTGGTgattggaaagaaaatttcaaggGAACAATAAAAGGACAGTTCACTCTAGCTAGTACTGTTCTTTCAGCCAATGTATGTGTCACTTCTGATTTAGAAACAATGTAAGATTTCCTTATAGCTTTCAAAGCATAAATCTTTTGTGTATCTCTTTTTCTTACTTGCATTACTTTACCAAACGAACCCTTACCAATCACTTTCAGAAGATCAAAGTCATCTATCGTCaatcttttgtttttggaTGGTTTGTAATCAACACTGATATTTATTCGTCCCAATGTGTTTTCCAAAGTAACCCAATGATGATTGTAAAGACGAATATTTGCCGCTgaatcaaatttcaaattaattGGGATCTGTAGCGAATCCAAATGAACATCTTGATTAGAATTAATCTTATCCAATATGACTTTCATCCTGGAATCATGTTCACTTTGAGTTTGTTGCCATAATTTGGATGGTAATAAGATGGAAGGAATTCTAGCAAATACATCTATCTTTAAATATGGTAACTTACGTGTAACATCAAATGTGGAAATCTTATTAAATACTGGATCTGCCATTAGCCCATATTCTGGTTCTATAGTAGCTACcgtattatcaaattcaatggtAAAGTACAGTAAAGGGTTTAATCTATTAGAGCCTGGTAATTTCACGGTGGCAGGGATATATTTTGTACATGTTTCACCgtttatcaatttttcttcctgAATGTTTCTACTTGTCTCTAATTGCATCCTTGATAATCGTGAGATTAACGCATCCACTTCATTGGAAAGATTAACATGAGCTGAATTAATACCCGAACTCAATAATCGTGACAATATCGTTTCATTAGATGTTATTGAAACTGGTAGGATAAATCCTTCACCGTTGTATACTTTTATTGTCATTATCCCAGCAGTACCATCAATATCTTTGTTGCTCATTTCAGTTGCTGATGTAGTTGACATTGTTCTCGAATGTACATCTCTACCAGTACTAACATCATCATCCCCATTTAAGAAAGTAGAGGAGGAAGAGGCTGCTTCTGATGAAAGACGC is from Naumovozyma castellii chromosome 6, complete genome and encodes:
- the MUB1 gene encoding MYND-type zinc finger protein MUB1 (ancestral locus Anc_2.454), whose protein sequence is MRDSNHRSVTSNKPVIVITSTSYDRRALDVNSDRPLVSSLNHLTYQVCNSVKIRETIANDGAMDRIVSILRSCHFSLYELLDLPLRHVSNHKMAQDIWKKKKQALMGWKWLLGLQCLVLTGTRGPEDIRRKVFHAGIIPILATILDNYLLYHKNYDYMKGEPLSFDFKALDTEQMFHFLRVDKNETYEDYLEFVVGKDLFRLSDDDDFINEELLRDEKINPSDFGDVWSIFTSKDGENPFMDEDNAYYKSNFPIPREFYLGRIVPKLDDILWSLQLLAFLSKYSYTRRELQSSEFVERLSFRGMINRARSRLSGIYKGNIVGAHYTPSLLKEKSPSPELGFPDMYNFEGKNDIHESLSQPTTDKFLEELLDVKRKCAEISAKTDGENELLNRNPYEQLNIQISTNNSSDRHVQESQLIDNFNANWNYRDLCKDLDEDTWNHIQKKEPINLFPLVENFTPGNSNPKDVVYWSSVIMRNSCRKDEEKGVRQCANFACGKWEEYPKQFAKCRRCKSTKYCSRACQLKSWKFHRYWCNETKLPSQGNSTTTESPSTNTTQTEPTMASGAETISTHSATAVRSVQRIANNHSTLLDNVDETTEPPPESNNMTLNMDH
- the SRT1 gene encoding ditrans,polycis-polyprenyl diphosphate synthase (ancestral locus Anc_2.452) — translated: MFKAVLEVQIKWLFMLVKEIKHLVFRTIHNVKQHLTNFLFSLPIFVWFHKKTQLLLIKILSVAQVPEHVSFIMDGNRRYAKSRNLPLNKGHEAGGVTLLTLAYICKKIGVKCVSAYAFSIENFNRSKEEVDTLMELFSAKLDEFAKRAIDYRDPLYGSRLKVVGDHSLISKELRDKIYKVEQLTTDGSDFTFYVCFPYTARNDIYHTMYNFIANPEPEKEKSEELTIEKFTSQMYLREFSNKCDLLIRTSGHNRFSDYMLWQTHENGTIEFCNTFWPDFGFMGMYMIILKWSFFKTIQKFNEMNFSLKTIWYEGPNSKIQNRYTKLEELPEPPVHVSVLGERE
- the RAD27 gene encoding multifunctional nuclease RAD27 (ancestral locus Anc_2.459) encodes the protein MGIKGLTAIISENAPLAIRKSEIKAFFGRKVAIDASMSLYQFLIAVRQQDGGQLTNEAGETTSHLMGMFYRTLRMIDNGIKPCYVFDGKPPTLKSHELSKRTSRREETEKKLAEAVDQAEKMKQERRLVKVSKEHNDEAKKLLELMGIPYVNAPGEAESQCAELAKKGKVYAAASEDMDTLCYRTPYLLRHLTFSEAKKEPIQEINTEQVLQGLDLTLEQFIDLGIMLGCDYCDNIRGVGPVTALKLIKEHGSLEKIVEFIESDEGNKKWKVPENWPYKEARELFLKPDVIDGDEITLKWQPPKEQELIDYLCGEKLFNEERVKSGIKRLQKGLKSGVQGRLDGFFKVVPKTKEQLAAAAAKAKAAKKSKGKGKIAKRR
- the NCAS0F01420 gene encoding glucose-6-phosphate 1-epimerase (ancestral locus Anc_2.456); this translates as MPIQNNDSEVILTHPKNSQSSVTILKYGATVYSWKINGVEQLWLSTAAKLDGSKPVRGGIPLVFPVFGKNETDPLLSKLPQHGLARNSTWEFLGQVKEDPPTIQFGLNKEIANPELTKLWPQDFQLVLTVELGVDFLKTSIEVDNTSNSEELKFNWLFHTYLRIEDIEDTMVSNLAGMNFYDQLIKESMVDKHPVVTFHQETDVIYKNVNADRVIQVVNRGKPIHTLKRENLPDAVVWNPWVKKSEGMGDFEPKSGYKNMVCVEPGHVHDFVVLAPGKKWNASQLLYKDALNYQAI
- the LAF1 gene encoding Laf1p (ancestral locus Anc_2.450), which codes for MSTSIADQKDISLEKKVSTDSTSSPSEGLSDLKPLSKETSLSSVDNSKYSADIKPLQFKMNHVPGTRDRKHISYAAAAPSSSLRSNGSMKGQKYSYLFNSIDQDQFEKYLMEPTYIKILKRRKNLKMFRRLFLAQELKAFDDENKINAFTNQINGLQSPPLTPTSSSSNLNALADRAIWITKFSLDGKFMASAGKSGIIRVWKVLNSPIERWELGSSVDSNNATLVKSKRLRSQMFSSNPSSSMNTPSSSSHTVPTTHSNNTSIASSSSMNSNSKPSIHNTTSSSESTNFRRAQTLEKLDQKISSTNELNLYAPVFNPSCFKIFKEHTADVLDLDWSKNNFLITSSMDRTVKLWHLERQTSLKTFQHQDFVTCVRFHPTDDRFFISGCLDHKVRLWSILENEITFEFDCQDLITSLTLSPGDGKYTIVGTFNGYVHVLLTKGLEQVSSFHVVDKNTQERNTASTKIHHGPRVTGLECFKYEPDNSLRIVVTSSDSRIRIFDLEKKKLLEYLKGFQSGASQHKACLATVKGQQVVLSSSDDHWVHGWKLKSSTSLTESEKNNNIDQTAATTTTTKKSNSHSISRSGSFRSLFSKSSKKDNIDENGKHSHLKLTSLIPHCHNGSTVIKNSDGISFHAHHAPVTTAIVAPSGTAKTLSLSNDFIYELSSEFAMESRDFEMNTNSDTHSVTTSGSSDKSKIRSHSSSATLVPPSISAVDLIGSIIVTTDNTGIIRVFRADISSTIRKKVLCTLQQCKKESIRSNKSGDSLKTLASAPTTVTTGPTGHAKSSFHCPISRAKSSAAVNALALNQGMARAGSISRKTKSSLPFKRASSCTNFNNLNFTIGSGSPRESVTSFDIDGEHVTNNPIKMGVRCDVCHGMRFEAITKNVSGRPDKGYYCMDCGTVLNNFR